A genomic segment from Nymphalis io chromosome 7, ilAglIoxx1.1, whole genome shotgun sequence encodes:
- the LOC126769723 gene encoding translation initiation factor IF-2-like encodes MRLNTFILTLCVCAFYARAASISSEKKLDDLDNVDLDNVALEPELIDQVTVKDVDNNLRKTIVDIPVKVIEEPTVLDENSNDYVPNNDESITIKRVDIDLANPGEPQRQEHETQNPENYGEKEKAIFGIKKSIEDTEKIFNQGLQKLSNNLKNLFGNNEDLPAIQNNLQNLRHAFTEQIVKLNETITKNLKPDSNQVTKESEKKLKIVESQLQNLQKKFEVGVDTLSEGVEVLTIIREEDETAKTKSIISEEREVVKADAKPDTQPDTKPDTQNGNTASSTLAPTTTSSQAPAISNPVTHFMHQFQNTMSQAFASLTSSVQNTGSTNPISNFFNGLGFPNIIQGSNPTVNINPPAQQGQNTVPAGAQSDTAVPPPTPTPWGPQAILQQVQNTWQNLINPGQNAQQTQTAEGQQTAAPPANNRPFSNAFNNIVQFLQGPNQAAQPNPVNPTPASAQNTNGPSTNSEKPDATQADAIPAPAQQAQPSSQSVPAQQTEEHNGPIQQLVQNNPIIKGIQSAVQRLQGTPNPETPRNEIIKDDSEQKVELKGRPGVNTTNQGDTSVSGLVKNIEEQKEENVIPKDSEEIVEGPIKADNVEIPSVSDKTE; translated from the exons ATGAGATTAAACACGTTCATACTCACACTTTGCGTGTGCGCATTCTACGCACGCGCAGCATCCATATCGTCAGAAAAAAAACTTGATGATCTCGATAATGTTGACCTCGACAATGTTGCTTTAGAGCCTGAATTAATAGACCAAGTCACGGTTAAGGACGTGGACAATAATCTGCGAAAAACGATCGTCGATATACCCGTTAAGGTCATCGAAGAACCAACAGTGCTAGATGAAAACTCCAACGATTATGTACCCAATAACGACGAGAGTATAACTATCAAAAGAGTTGATATCGACTTAGCCAATCCTGGAGAACCACAACGTCAGGAGCATGAAACTCAAAACCCTGAAAATTATGGAGAGAAAGAAAAAGCCATTTTTggtattaaaaaatcaattgaagACACTGAAAAAATTTTCAACCAAGGCCTTCAGAAATTATCGAACAACTTAAAAAACCTGTTTGGAAACAATGAGGACCTCCCAGCCAtccaaaataatttacaaaacttaAGGCACGCTTTCACGGAACAGATTGTGAAACTCAAtgaaacaattacaaaaaatcttAAGCCTGATTCTAACCAAGTTACCAAGGAATCTgagaaaaaacttaaaatagttGAATCACAGTTAcaaaacttacaaaaaaaatttgaagTTGGCGTTGATACTTTAAGTGAAGGCGTTGAAGTTCTTACTATAATTAGAGAGGAAGATGAAACTGCAAAAACGAAATCTATAATTAGCGAAGAACGTGAAGTGGTCAAAGCAGACGCTAAGCCCGATACACAACCAGATACTAAGCCCGATACTCAAAATGGTAACACTGCTTCTTCAACCCTAGCACCTACTACCACAAGCTCTCAAGCTCCAGCAATTTCGAATCCTGTTACTCATTTTATGCATCAATTTCAAAACACAATGTCACAGGCATTTGCTAGTTTAACTTCGTCTGTTCAAAATACTGGATCTACTAATCCGATCTCGAACTTTTTTAACGGCCTTGGCTTTCCAAATATTATTCAAGGATCAAATCCTACAGTAAATATAAATCCTCCAGCGCAACAAGGTCAAAATACTGTACCTGCCGGAGCCCAGTCTGATACCGCTGTGCCCCCACCAACCCCTACTCCATGGGGACCACAAGCTATTTTGCAACAAGTTCAAAACACATGGCAAAATCTTATAAATCCTGGACAAAATGCACAACAAACTCAGACAGCTGAAGGTCAGCAAACCGCAGCACCACCTGCTAATAATCGACCATTTTCTAATGCGTTTAATAACATAGTACAATTTCTACAAGGACCAAATCAGGCAGCACAACCAAACCCAGTAAATCCAACACCAGCATCAGCACAAAATACAAACGGTCCCTCAACAAACTCAGAAAAACCAGATGCTACTCAGGCAGATGCAATTCCAGCACCAGCTCAACAGGCTCAGCCATCATCCCAATCCGTCCCAGCTCAACAAACGGAAGAACATAATGGTCCTATTCAACAACTTGTGCAAAATAACCCAATCATTAAGGGTATTCAAAGTGCTGTACAAAGATTACAGGGAACACCGAATCCTGAGACACCTAGGAACGAAATCATTAAAGATGATAGTGAGCAAAAGGTAGAGCTCAAGGGACGGCCCGGCGTTAACACAACCAATCAAG gCGATACTAGCGTCAGCGGGCTAGTGAAAAACATTGAAGAACAAAAGGAAGAAAACGTTATTCCTAAGGATAGTGAAGAAATCGTAGAAGGACCGATAAAGGCGGATAATGTGGAAATCCCATCGGTTTCTGATAAGACTGAATAA